The DNA sequence GCTGCTGTCTTATGTTCATTCGCAGGATTGGACGCTAACAAATCTGTATGTAGATGAAGGAGCTAGTGCAAAGGATACGAACCGTCCAGAACTGACACGGCTTTTAGCAGACATACAGAGCGGAGGCATCGATGTCGTGCTCGTCTATCGTCTGGATCGCCTCACGCGATCGGTCCTCGACTTGTATCAGCTGCTCCAGAGATTTGAACGCTACGGTGTACGCTTCAAAAGCTGCACAGAAGTATACGATACGACGACGGCCATGGGTCGCCTCTTTATTACGCTAGTAGCAGCACTTGCCCAATGGGAGCGAGAAAACCTGGCGGAACGCGTCAAGCTCGGCATGGAGCAGATGGTCAAGGAACGTAAACGGCCGGGTGGACCTCCCCCCTACGGCTACGAACTCATCGATGGAAATCTGACTGTTCATCCTACAGAAGCATCTGTTGTTCAGGCCATGTTTGGACAGTACGCACGTGGTGATTCCCCACGAAAAATCGCTGACTATGCCAATCGCCTGGGTGCCAGGGGGAAAAATGGTGCCAAGTGGAGTGCCAGTGCCGTCCTGAGACTGTTGAAAAACCCTGTCTATTACGGTGCACTTCGTTGGAATTTTGCAGACTCCGGACAAAGGCAAAATCCACCTGGTGTATGGTTACTAGAGGAGTCGACCCATCCAGCCATTATTGACGAGGATTCTTTCCTCATGGTGCAAGACATGATTGAACAGCGTAGCTCAAGACATCCGCGTGTCCTCTCCTCTGCCCTGCTTTTTTCCGGTCTGCTGTACTGCTCTCGCTGTGGATCTCTGATGCGAGGAAAAACCACGAACACGCAAAATGCGAACGACACGTCATACACGCACACCTATTATTCATGCCCGGGAAAGCGGTCCGGAACCTGCGACGCACCTACGATCCGCGAAGATCGACTGGAGCGTGCTATGCTGAAGCAGCTGACGGAGTACTCACCGCAATTGCATGAGGTCGCTAGCTCCGCGTGGGACATACGAGCAGGAAAAAAGCAGGAATGGGATCACCAAACAGAAAACGCGCTTTCACACAAGCGAAAGCGCTGGGAAGATGCCTATGCGGAGGGCTTGCTACCATTACATGCGTTCAGAGCCAAGCTTGCAGAGCTGGAGGCAGTGGCAGAGCTGTTTCACCATCCCTCCTCTATCCCGCTCCATCCGGATGAGTTGAGCTTGCTGGGAGACTGGATGGTCATTTGGTCCCATGCCACACGTGAGGAAAGGAGACAGCTCACGTGCGCGCTGCTCAAACGTGTGGAGGCTGAAGAGTGCTCCAGCCCGCGTACAAAGGGTAAACGTACTGTGCATGTTACCCAGTGGCTCTTTCTGTAATGCTGATATTTTTTCCTCTACGGGAACATGTGGCTCCCCACTCGGTTTGGAAAATTCCGTCACAGCCGGTATTATCAGCGCAAAAAACCGCAGATTACAGGTAGCGAAACGGCTGTATGAAGAAATTTTCCAGACAGATGCCGCCATCAACCCCGGAAATAGTGGAGGGCCCCTCATCAATTTGAACGGAGAAGTCATTGGTCTAAACGCTTTTATCATCCAGTCTAGTCAATGCCTTGGTTTTGCCATTGGTATTGACGCCCTGAAATCTCAATTGGAGCAGTACGTGTTCAAGTAAGAGTCGTTTTCATGTAAGGTAGGAGGACCCGGCTGCGCCACTTTTCGGCGTAGCCCCACCATATGTGGATGAGTGCGTACAAAAAAACCCCGTCTAACGGGACGGGGCTTGCTTCTCAAATGCAATCAGGTACACATTTTGACCACCTGTATTCATTTGTTCTTCGGCATGCTGGAGTTGTTGCAGCTGTGCGGCCGTCAGCTGAGCTATCGGCAATTCATCCATGCGGTTCTGTTCCATTGCGCCATCCCTCCATTGATATTAGACTCGCGATATAGTCTGCCCAACCCGAATGGTATGTATTTACGCCGTCATATGAAAAGCTTTGGCAATCGCAGAACACGAGCGTTTACAAAACAGAATAGGCAATTCTCGGTCTTTTGCCTGGCTCTTTACCGTTTTAGCGAGGTTATGATTGACATAATCTGTTAAAACGAGGATCATGTGCGTTCCGGTCGGGATTTTTACTCCTGTTTGCGAGCTTTTCCGTCCCGTTACGTGATGGATTTCGTGAAACCCCTTCTCCTGCAAAAACTCGATAATATTCCCGAGGCGATCTCCGCCAATCACTAGAATAGATGACATAACCGTGTTACCTCCTTGAAAGTTGGATGTGTATTTGATCTATGTGGATTCTCAGTTACGTAATTGATAATGACTATCACTCTTATTGATAAATATTATCATTCCCATTTGTGTTTGACAATACTCTCCATGATATCTTTTTTGTAAAAAAACAAAACTAAGGAACAAATATAGGAAAATGTACATACTTCTTGCCCGGTGTATTTTTCCAAAGGTATAATGAACAAATAGATCATTAGCGAGGAGGTGGCGTAGGGTGCAAGACTTTTCACAGCTGCACGCCATTTTTGATCGAACCAAAAGTTATATTGACCGCTTCATGGGCATCATCCAGCCGATTATTGACGCTGCCCAGGACGAGCATACTCGTCTGTACTACCATCACATTCTTGAAGAAGAAGAACAACGCATGGGACGTCTGCAAGAACTGGTTCCCCATCTGGAAACCTTATCTGCCGAGAAAAAAACGGACCAGCTAAGTGACCGCGAGCTGTCCCAACTGCTGTCTGATATCAATCTGGAGCGTTTCGGATTGCACAATTTCCGCGAACATCTGGAGCTTTCCCTGTATGAGTTCCGGGATGATGAGACACGTCAAACCCTCGATGGTATGAGAGAAAAAACGCATACCGACTACTTGCAGGTAAAAGACATCATGGCCAAGCTGAGTGAGCGCTTCTCTGATGTGTACACCGATCTCACCGATCATGACGAAGGGCACGATGTTCATCAGGTGGACCACCTAAAAGCATCGGCCAATGCGCCTCAAGGCGTCGCTTCCGTGATCACACACACTGCAACTCCAGCTCCCGGCAAAAAGGGACTGACCGTAGGAAGCTTGAAAGGTTTGAAATAAGAGTACGATCCCGTATGACTTGGAGGTAACGCTATGGACAAGCTTCGAAAATACCCAGATTCTCCCTTGACGCTCGAAGAATGGAGCCAATTGGACGCGACCGTCATTGACATGGCTCGTCGTCAACTGGTTGGTCGCCGTTTTATTGACATCTACGGACCGTTGGGTGAAGGGATCCAAACCATCACAAATGACGTTTATGATGAATCCCGCTTCGGTGGACTGAGCTTGCGTGGTGAATCGCTGGAAATGACCCAGCCGAGTCGCCGTGTCAGCATGACCATTCCGATTCTTTATAAAGACTTCATGCTCTACTGGCGCGATGTTGCACAAGCACGCACGCTGGGCATGCCTCTCGATATGAGTGCGGCTGCCAATGCGGCTGCTGGCGGTGCCTTGATGGAAGATGATCTGATTTTCAATGGCGCAGCTGAATTTGATCTGCCTGGCCTGATGAATGTCAAAGGACGTCTCACCCATCTGAAGAGTGACTGGATGGAATCCGGAAACGCTTTTGCTGACATCGTAGAAGCTCGCAACAAGCTTTTGAAAATGGGTCACAGTGGTCCTTACGCGCTCGTGGTGTCTCCCGAGCTGTATGCCCTGCTGCACCGTGTCCACAAAGGCACCAACGTACTGGAGATTGAGCATGTCCGCAATCTCGTAACAGACGGTGTGTTCCAGTCCCCGACGATCAAAGGACGCAGCGGTGTCCTCGTAGCAACGGGTCGTCACAACCTCGACTTGGCGATCGCCGAAGACTTTGACTCGGCTTTCCTCGGAGACGAACAAATGAATAGCCTGTTCCGCGTTTACGAGTGTGTTGTACTGCGAATCAAACTTCCGAGTGCTATCTGCACGCTGGAAGAAACCGAAGAATAGGCTTTGCGCATAAGAAAAGGCGGATCAATTGATGAATACAGCAATTGGTACGCCTTTTTCTCATGGAGTCTTCCGCTATGAGACAAGCATCACGTCATACTTTAATCAAAGAAGGTGACTGTCTTTTATGTTCTTCCGCAGCATTCTTGGCCCCATTTTTGCTGTCATTTTTCCTTTCCTGTTGTTCGGGTACTTGAGAATGGACACTGCTCTTGATCGCCAGATTGTTTTACCTAGCGGGCATTTTTACATAGTCAGTTCCGTCGCAATATTAGGAATTGTGATTGCCATTTCTGTAGGAGTTGCCGGATCCCGCTTGCGCAACATCAAGGTCACCTTACTGTCCTTGGCATTCCTCTCCCTGGCTGCAATTTTTGCTGTCCACGGATTGTCTACTCCACATTTTCTGCTTCATGAAACGCACTTACCTGGAGTTGCCGCACAAGTTAGTATATTACTCGCTACCTTTTGGCTCTGGTTGTCCTCCTTTACGACCGATCGTCCTTTGATTGAGTATTTGTCTCATCAGCAGCGCCTTCTTCTCCCGGTATGGGCCTTGATCTTAACGAGCGTCGGTACCGTCAGCATGTTCTTTCCGCATCTTGTCGATGTTATCCAGCTAGACTCCCGGCCCATCAATTGGCTGTTAACGTTGACAACCATCCTACTTAACTCGATCACCATGTATCGCTATTATCATTCTTATCAGTATTCACAGTTTCCGCTCCAGCTCTCGATCGTCTACAGTTCCGGATGGTTGATTACTTCCCAGCTCATCATGCAGTTAGGGGAAACGTGGCGCATCAGCTGGTGGATTTATCACTTTTTGCTGCTGGCTTCCATGATTGTCATGATCGTAGGACTGATCAGGCAGTACGCCATGAAACAGTCTCTGGCAGGTGCTCTGCGCGCCTTGTTCACTACGGATCCAATCGAACGGATCACAAATAGTATCTCTCCGAGCGTCAAAGCCCTCGTGATCGCCACGGAAACAAAGGATCGCTATACAGCCGGACATAATTTTCGCGTCACGATGTACGCCTTGAAGCTAGGTGAAGAGCTCAAGCTCAAGCCTGATCAGCTTCGCGCATTAGCTCAAGGAACGATCATCCATGACGTAGGGAAACTCAACATACCGGATTCCATTCTCAACAAGCCTGGAAAGCTTTCGACAGAAGAACGAGCCTTGATTGAAATGCATACGGTCAAAGGGTATGAAATGTGTAAAAATCTTGGTTTTATGAAGGATGAGCTAAGTATTATTCGCTCTCATCACGAAAAATGGGACGGAAGCGGCTATCCAGACCATCTCCAAGGCAAAAACATACCACTCATGGCCCGCATCGTCTCCGTAGCAGATGTGTATGATGCCCTTACGTCCAACCGTGCTTACCGGACAGCCTGGTCTCATCAGGAAGCCATCGCCTTTCTGCTCAAAAATAAAGGATCCCACTTTGACGGCAGCTGTGTAGAGGCGTGGGTCCGCGTTTGTGAGCGAGACCCTTCGGTGTATCAATATCCGGCGATGATGATCAATGATGACACCTCGATTTCACTGGTGTCCTCGAAAGAGAACGTCCATCATGGTTAGGACCAAACGCAAACAAAAAGACAGCCAATCACTGGCTGTCTTTCGTCTTTCTCCTTTATGACTGTGTTACGACCTGACTTTGTTGGTACTGTGCTAACGCTTTTCCCAGTCGGGTAATCGCTAATTGTGTATCATCGTGGTTGAGCAATGTGTAGTTCAAACGCATGGTGTTGACTTTGGCTTCTTCTGCAAAGAACGGTTTGCCCGGCACGAAAGCCACCCCTTCTTTTACACAGAGAGCCAACAGCTTTTCGGCATCCACGTTTTCAGGAAGATTCACCCAGAGGAACATGCCTCCACGCGGTTTTTCCCAAGTGACATCGGCCCATTGCTGCTGGGTCAACAGCTCGTTCATCCACTCCATGCGCTCTTTATAAGAAGCACGGATTTTTTCGATATGGGACTCCAGATCAAAATGGGACAAGAGCTGGTGCAGAGCAATCTGATCAATCGTACTCGACTGCAAATCTACTGCTTGTTTCGCCTTAACCATCATCTGGATGACACGTGAATCACCAATCGCCCAGCCGGTACGCAGACCAGGTGCTACAATTTTGGAGAACGTACTAGTGTAGACCACACACGAATCTGTTGGGTGCTCATCCAGAGAAAAAATCGAGCGATAAGGCGCTTGACCGTCAAACTGGATCTCACCGTACGGATCGTCCTCCAGAATCAGGATATTATTTTCCTTACATTGTCGCAGCAAGCCGAGGCGGCGTTCTAGCGACCACACTTTGCCAGTCGGATTGGCGAAGGTCGGGATGACATAAGCCATTTTCGGACGATATTTCGCGATTTTGGCTGCCAGATCGTCCAAGTCCATTCCTTCAGCGTCTCCATCCACCGGAATGGCGCGAATACCACGAAATTGGAACAATTGGACCGCAGCCAGGTACGTAGGATTTTCTACCAGCACGACGTCGCCTTCGTCCAAATAGACACGGCAGAGCAAGTCGACGGCCTGCTGGGAGCCGGTGGTTAGCAGCATATTGTCCACGCCAACATTCATATGTTTTTGTTTCATGCGGGCAGCAACCCACTCGCGAAGGGGCAGATAGCCATCCGTCAAGCCGTATTGCAGTGATTTTGCACCTAAATCAAATGAACGATCAAAAGCTTCACGCATCTCTGCGATTGGAAATGAATCCTCTGCTGGTAATCCCCCAGCCAACGAGAGCACCTGATTGCCTTGCGTCAGCTTCAAGATTTCCCGGACAGCCGAGGAGGATAATGCTTCTACTGATTTTGAAAATGAATACTCCATGTTCCGTTCCCCCTTGATTTTTGTTTATACTTGTTTTATCACTGTCGAAAGGCAATGTCCAATGCTCGCTTACTATGGGGGAATAGGTTTTGACTATGTCGAGCGATTGTTCGTTCGGCTTATTTTAGCCACTCTCCCCCTTCCAAATGGCCATAGATGTCTGAAATAGCCAAGATGCGTGACATAGCGATCTACCTTTCGTCTAATTGCGGATACAGATACGCGGCTGATTTGGGAAGCAGCAGCCATCCTTGTTTTCCTCTGTCGATTTGCCGTGGATGAAAATACGTAATCGCTTGTCCATCCAGCACAACCTGAAGACAATCTCCTGAAAAAACGAAAAACCTCCTTCCGAAAACGGAAAGAGGTTATGTATGTTTACCGTGAGTCTTATGCCTACGCGATGCGGATCACTCGTGCTTTTTCCACTTGCGGCAGGAAAGACAGGTCAACCTGTGCATGTGCTTCTTCCAACCCAACATCTTGAGCCAGCAACAGGGCTTCTTCCTGGAACGTCAGGGTACAGCTACCTTCGTTGAGCTCGCACAGTCGCTTCAAACGCTTCAAGCGCTCTGCTTTCTTCTCCGCTCTCATGCAGTCATTGCGCAAATCGCACACATCAACGTGGCGTGCATCCGCAATCATGCTGATATCGTCTACATGAACAATCAGTCGCTGTCCTTCTTCTGTTACAAAACCGATTGAGCAAAAATGCGCACCGGACATTTCCAAGCGAGTGAGAACGGCATTCGCAAATATTTCTCCCGTACGCAGACGGATCGAACTTGCTTCAATGGCCCCGCCTATTTTTCGCTCGTTGGCGATCACCGTATACATATCCGTGTAACCGTTAATCTGATAGCGCATGGTACCCTCCTGATCTGCCAAAAGTCGCAGCTGAGACTAATTATCATTAACAGTATCCATCGTATAATGAAAATCATTATCTGTCAATAATGAGAATGATTTTTATTGAGAATGAAGTGCCTTTTTTTTGATTTGCCCAGTCTCTCCTACCCTATTCCGCTCTGCAAAACTAGGCGATAGGCATGCGCCCGAACTCGTCGCAAAAAGAAAGAAAAGACCGTACTCGCTGATTGTCAGCAAGTACGGCCCACGATACGTTTCCCTTATGCTTTTGTAAAAATCCCTAGCTGCTCGATCCGACGTACGGCCTCTGCGAGTCGCTGCTCGTCAGATAAGAGAGCTGCTCGCACGTAACCTTCACCTGTTGGCCCGAAGCCATCCCCTGGTGCTACGACGACATGCGCTTTTTCAAGCAAGAGGTCCGAAAACTCTACGGACGTAAACCCACTCGGTACAGGCAACCAGGCAAAAAACGAGCCTTGCGAAGGTTGTGCTTGCCAACCGATGCGATGCATATTGGTGAACAGCGCATTGCGGCGGTCCTCATAGACAGCTACGAGATCGCGGACGCATTGCTGCGACTCCGTCATGGCTTTCGCGGCAGCCATCTGCACAGCTCCGAACAGGCTGACAAAGTAGTGGTCCTGAATCAGATTGATTAGACGCACCAGCTCACGGTTTCCTACCATTGCCCCGACGCGCCAGCCAGCCATGTTATACGTCTTGGACAACGTGTAGAACTCCACGCCCACTTCTTTTGCACCCGGTACTTGCATGAAGCTAACCGGCTTCTTGCCATCGTAGCTAATGGCTCCATAAGCGAAGTCATGGCATACGACGATTTCATTTTTCCGCGCAAAGCGAATGGTCTCTTCATAGAATTCAAAAGGTGCATTGACTGCGGTCGGATTGTTCGGGTAGTTGAGGAACATCAGCTTCGCACGATCCAGATCGTCTTGAGCAATCTGACCGTAATCTGGCAAGAACTGATTTTCTGCCCGCAGTGGCATCATGACCATGCGTCCATCCACGACAGCAACCCCAGACCAGTAGTCAGGATAGCCTGGATCTGGTACCAGCGCGACATCCCCTTTGTTCATTAGGACCTGGCAAATTTCCACCAAACCTGTTTTGCTGCCAAACAAAATAGCGACTTCTTCTTCCGGATCGAGATCCACATCAAACTCTTGCTTATACCAATGTGCGACCGCCTGCTTCAGCTCTACTCGACCACTGAACGGCGGATATTTATGATGTAGCGGGAGTGCAGCCGCTGCCTGTAATTCTTCTACAATGTGGGCCGGAGTCGGCAAATCAGGATTGCCCTGGCCGAGATTGATAACATCGTGACCTGCAGCGATGACTTTGTTTACTTTCGCTACTAGCGTGGCAAAAAACTGTGTCGGCAGCCGATCGATCATGTCGGAAGGTTGGATACGCATCTGTCGTCATTTTCCTTTCTGTCGGGTAATGCAAGTGAAATGATAAGTGCAGCAAAAAACCCCTCTTTCCTCACAGAAAAAGGGGTAGATCAGCTTCGTCACGTCCTTATCTGTCAGGAATACTCCTGCTGGAATTGGCACAGCATCTACCATCGCATCAAAGGATAGCAGATCCGCTGCCGGGTTTCATAGGGCCAGTCCCTCCACCTCTCTAAATAAGTAAAGCACACGGAATATAATGTTTTGAATCTTCTTCATACTACTTGAGCGATTTCGGTGTGTCAAGATCCTTGCTGAATTTGTACGGTTGCCCCATCCTTCAGTAAAGTCTGGCCGCGTACGACAATCTGATCGCCTTCTTGTACCCCCTTCACGATCTCAATCGCATCGCTCGTTTGGGCACCTGTCTCGACTTCTACTTTTTTGGCTGTCTTATCATCCAGTTTATACACGTATTGTTTCCCGTTTTCCTCAAAAACTGCCTTTCGCGAGACGACAAGCGCATTTACCGACTGCTGCAAGCCAAACTGAATGTTGACGACCATATCTGCTTTGAGAACGGCATCGGGATTGGCCAGTGAGATCTCGACTGGGTAGGCGCGCAAATCCGGATTCATCACGGGACTGATCGCTGAGACTGTTCCTTTCAGATCTTTCTCCAGTGCAGTCAAGGTAATGGT is a window from the Brevibacillus choshinensis genome containing:
- a CDS encoding recombinase family protein; amino-acid sequence: MRTAVYIRVSTEEQAREGFSIAAQREKLLSYVHSQDWTLTNLYVDEGASAKDTNRPELTRLLADIQSGGIDVVLVYRLDRLTRSVLDLYQLLQRFERYGVRFKSCTEVYDTTTAMGRLFITLVAALAQWERENLAERVKLGMEQMVKERKRPGGPPPYGYELIDGNLTVHPTEASVVQAMFGQYARGDSPRKIADYANRLGARGKNGAKWSASAVLRLLKNPVYYGALRWNFADSGQRQNPPGVWLLEESTHPAIIDEDSFLMVQDMIEQRSSRHPRVLSSALLFSGLLYCSRCGSLMRGKTTNTQNANDTSYTHTYYSCPGKRSGTCDAPTIREDRLERAMLKQLTEYSPQLHEVASSAWDIRAGKKQEWDHQTENALSHKRKRWEDAYAEGLLPLHAFRAKLAELEAVAELFHHPSSIPLHPDELSLLGDWMVIWSHATREERRQLTCALLKRVEAEECSSPRTKGKRTVHVTQWLFL
- a CDS encoding S1C family serine protease, whose protein sequence is MLPSGSFCNADIFSSTGTCGSPLGLENSVTAGIISAKNRRLQVAKRLYEEIFQTDAAINPGNSGGPLINLNGEVIGLNAFIIQSSQCLGFAIGIDALKSQLEQYVFK
- a CDS encoding DUF2325 domain-containing protein, which translates into the protein MSSILVIGGDRLGNIIEFLQEKGFHEIHHVTGRKSSQTGVKIPTGTHMILVLTDYVNHNLAKTVKSQAKDRELPILFCKRSCSAIAKAFHMTA
- a CDS encoding IMEF encapsulin system ferritin-like cargo protein, which codes for MQDFSQLHAIFDRTKSYIDRFMGIIQPIIDAAQDEHTRLYYHHILEEEEQRMGRLQELVPHLETLSAEKKTDQLSDRELSQLLSDINLERFGLHNFREHLELSLYEFRDDETRQTLDGMREKTHTDYLQVKDIMAKLSERFSDVYTDLTDHDEGHDVHQVDHLKASANAPQGVASVITHTATPAPGKKGLTVGSLKGLK
- a CDS encoding family 1 encapsulin nanocompartment shell protein — protein: MDKLRKYPDSPLTLEEWSQLDATVIDMARRQLVGRRFIDIYGPLGEGIQTITNDVYDESRFGGLSLRGESLEMTQPSRRVSMTIPILYKDFMLYWRDVAQARTLGMPLDMSAAANAAAGGALMEDDLIFNGAAEFDLPGLMNVKGRLTHLKSDWMESGNAFADIVEARNKLLKMGHSGPYALVVSPELYALLHRVHKGTNVLEIEHVRNLVTDGVFQSPTIKGRSGVLVATGRHNLDLAIAEDFDSAFLGDEQMNSLFRVYECVVLRIKLPSAICTLEETEE
- a CDS encoding HD-GYP domain-containing protein → MFFRSILGPIFAVIFPFLLFGYLRMDTALDRQIVLPSGHFYIVSSVAILGIVIAISVGVAGSRLRNIKVTLLSLAFLSLAAIFAVHGLSTPHFLLHETHLPGVAAQVSILLATFWLWLSSFTTDRPLIEYLSHQQRLLLPVWALILTSVGTVSMFFPHLVDVIQLDSRPINWLLTLTTILLNSITMYRYYHSYQYSQFPLQLSIVYSSGWLITSQLIMQLGETWRISWWIYHFLLLASMIVMIVGLIRQYAMKQSLAGALRALFTTDPIERITNSISPSVKALVIATETKDRYTAGHNFRVTMYALKLGEELKLKPDQLRALAQGTIIHDVGKLNIPDSILNKPGKLSTEERALIEMHTVKGYEMCKNLGFMKDELSIIRSHHEKWDGSGYPDHLQGKNIPLMARIVSVADVYDALTSNRAYRTAWSHQEAIAFLLKNKGSHFDGSCVEAWVRVCERDPSVYQYPAMMINDDTSISLVSSKENVHHG
- a CDS encoding aminotransferase-like domain-containing protein; amino-acid sequence: MEYSFSKSVEALSSSAVREILKLTQGNQVLSLAGGLPAEDSFPIAEMREAFDRSFDLGAKSLQYGLTDGYLPLREWVAARMKQKHMNVGVDNMLLTTGSQQAVDLLCRVYLDEGDVVLVENPTYLAAVQLFQFRGIRAIPVDGDAEGMDLDDLAAKIAKYRPKMAYVIPTFANPTGKVWSLERRLGLLRQCKENNILILEDDPYGEIQFDGQAPYRSIFSLDEHPTDSCVVYTSTFSKIVAPGLRTGWAIGDSRVIQMMVKAKQAVDLQSSTIDQIALHQLLSHFDLESHIEKIRASYKERMEWMNELLTQQQWADVTWEKPRGGMFLWVNLPENVDAEKLLALCVKEGVAFVPGKPFFAEEAKVNTMRLNYTLLNHDDTQLAITRLGKALAQYQQSQVVTQS
- a CDS encoding pyridoxal phosphate-dependent aminotransferase; this encodes MRIQPSDMIDRLPTQFFATLVAKVNKVIAAGHDVINLGQGNPDLPTPAHIVEELQAAAALPLHHKYPPFSGRVELKQAVAHWYKQEFDVDLDPEEEVAILFGSKTGLVEICQVLMNKGDVALVPDPGYPDYWSGVAVVDGRMVMMPLRAENQFLPDYGQIAQDDLDRAKLMFLNYPNNPTAVNAPFEFYEETIRFARKNEIVVCHDFAYGAISYDGKKPVSFMQVPGAKEVGVEFYTLSKTYNMAGWRVGAMVGNRELVRLINLIQDHYFVSLFGAVQMAAAKAMTESQQCVRDLVAVYEDRRNALFTNMHRIGWQAQPSQGSFFAWLPVPSGFTSVEFSDLLLEKAHVVVAPGDGFGPTGEGYVRAALLSDEQRLAEAVRRIEQLGIFTKA